One Aquarana catesbeiana isolate 2022-GZ linkage group LG04, ASM4218655v1, whole genome shotgun sequence genomic region harbors:
- the LOC141139580 gene encoding G-protein coupled receptor 55-like, with amino-acid sequence MYSSSNIDMALMWFQIYEVYAEVLITFHLQSLSVAVLSDKASLRAPENKVEGFCEIQQGIYSVYMKRALFQYKDHPSNSKRVGVGVEHCSNASMENRSFEQDIQNKANSSDIHPSVQLFQLVLYIPTFIFGFIFNMLALWILFFRIKKWIEATTYMTALIIFDSLLLVTLPFKIKAYRMGQSWSLGFGVCTFLESLYFVNMYGSILISVSICMDRYIAVQFPFQSKRFRSPKKATIVCAFLCTLVWGTSIGFLANLRDAKESHCFYGFSIRTWSNRTMVTLLEAVFLICAVLIIVCTTHIILTIKKKRQTSLHNAKANKVLIANLITFMLSFAPFHVSLLLYYLAKNDIILENYKGQLRIFLQLSLSFSNINCFLDGVCYYCILREFEKSIKKIPMTS; translated from the exons ATGTACAGCAGCTCAAATATTGACATGGCACTAATGTGGTTTCAAATTTATGAGGTTTATGCAGAAGTGCTGATAACATTTCATCTTCAATCATTGTCTGTCGCTGTACTCTCTGACAAGGCATCATTACGAGCACCTGAGAACAAAGTTGAAG GTTTTTGTGAAATACAGCAAGGAATCTACAGTGTGTACATGAAAAGAGCCCTCTTTCAATACAAGGATCACCCGAGTAACAGCAAAAGGGTGGGCGTTGGAGTGGAGCACTGCAGTAATGCCAGTATGGAAAACAGAAGTTTTGAGCAG GATATTCAAAATAAGGCAAACTCCAGTGACATCCATCCATCTGTACAACTGTTCCAATTAGTTTTGTACATTCCAACATTTATCTTTGGTTTCATCTTTAACATGTTAGCCTTATGGATACTGTTCTTCAGGATTAAGAAATGGATAGAGGCAACAACCTATATGACAGCTCTGATCATCTTTGACTCCTTGCTGTTAGTCACGCTGCCATTTAAAATAAAAGCATATAGGATGGGGCAGAGCTGGAGCCTTGGATTTGGTGTGTGCACATTCCTGGAGAGTCTCTACTTTGTCAATATGTATGGTAGCATTTTAATATCAGTTAGTATCTGTATGGATCGTTACATAGCTGTACAATTTCCCTTTCAATCCAAACGCTTCAGATCCCCTAAGAAAGCAACTATTGTCTGTGCTTTTCTCTGCACTTTGGTATGGGGAACATCAATTGGTTTTCTTGCTAATTTAAGAGATGCTAAAGAATCACATTGTTTCTATGGGTTTTCAATTCGCACTTGGAGCAACAGGACCATGGTCACTTTACTGGAGGCAGTGTTTCTCATTTGCGCTGTCCTAATAATTGTCTGTACAACTCATATCATTCTCACAATTAAAAAGAAAAGACAAACTAGCTTGCACAATGCAAAGGCAAACAAGGTTCTCATAGCCAACCTGATCACCTTCATGCTCTCATTTGCACCTTTTCATGTGTCTTTATTATTGTACTATCTAGCGAAAAATGATATTATCTTAGAAAATTACAAAGGGCAATTGCGAATATTCCTCCAGTTGAGCCTCTCTTTTTCTAACATCAATTGTTTTCTGGATGGTGTGTGCTATTATTGTATTCTCAGAGAGTTTGAGAAATCCATCAAGAAAATACCAATGACTAGCTGA